The Bombus fervidus isolate BK054 chromosome 8, iyBomFerv1, whole genome shotgun sequence genome window below encodes:
- the Ed gene encoding hemicentin protein echinoid isoform X1: protein MPRAGKTRAPPSFLGESRCNAELCPPVRMEPRNLRLSLFRSTRTVCGIRFADRMDRIRLPSTAAIIVVTLLLLHPAAAQGRVEETQMDTHEGSTVQLQCRFSPPRENVTCFWLTHTNDNHDNAAIDNLALSPQYKVFMNLEEGRYDLQIRNVSYERDNGKYECRVKASGTGHDLHRKFITLTVLRAPGPPTISPTSASATEGQKLELQCNTNGGSPEPEVRWYRGNETAVLHSGRTLSVEPKKEDDRATFRCVIRNRAMRDGETLNATVTLDVNYFPRVTVGPENPLKVEVNGTANLECRVDSKPTVGMVRWWRDGSFVATSFQHTIRRVTVQDAGKYTCQADNGLGKRGESSLLLDVLYPPTVSIEGDPLRIAEVEDTVTVHCNVTANPSPTVIEWLRDSRPDFRQLGSILRLSRVTADHAGNYTCRAVNTIYPSGGERRNYSATARLTVRVRHKPGPARVTPDSPVAVEGSRVILTCMASPAGYPEPRYKWWKEGESGTISMPSENTGPRYEIDSVHLGSEGTYKCHATNEIGNGEAASVNLTVHQPPKILTKLQPHVTRKVGESSFQVSCVAQGKPRPSVRWLKDDQELTADERLYKVTTTASEGHGNVITVNSTLSFLGHARPQTDEIVASDRGKYTCVFVNEVKKVESTMMLKVEHEPIALHQHGKVAYNLRETAEVACKVQAWPKPEFQWSFGTNAASLQGSSSDGHYEISTSSDNYDVYTSVLRITNIRELDYGDYSCRAANAQGSITSTIRLQPKGAPERPINITAMDVGPTHVALLWELGFDGGLPITKYFVSYRRVPGGDEIVAPDCAVPRPPAGQWLELDCRRSNPCNVTSLEQHQTYTFKVKVYNTKNHSDYSDEVTATTAVAKIPAPLRVSYDPESGMLAISVGATCLSLVSSIEKFDGPSSSTDESQWRILDEWPLEVLGSAPTQREGVLDDLESLDTEPRLRVRLCLKADRQKCGEYAEAEIGPSYIAQAGALATPTLIALVVSGAVFLLFAALLLLFCRCRRKHVTKAKDYEMDSNAVRPSLVAGNGQQSQAPPPYYAENKALEHSLDHALAMEDSKTPAYSQPGYGYHQPNHNINGVNMGYMDNSYSNSNNGGSVNSQDSIWQMKSAAANGVGQSYDLAGYATTESDYPTHPHYLPQREDYRESHNLSRQQFCSEPFATVVKSQKHVDSPYDVSGLPYQENYDEDAKPPQQVSLSYDESLESGYSTPNSRGRRIIREIIV, encoded by the exons ATGCCGCGTGCTGGCAAAACTCGCGCACCGCCGTCGTTTCTCGGTGAAAGTCGCTGCAACGCGGAACTCTGTCCTCCAGTGCGAATGGAGCCGCGCAATTTGCGTCTCTCGTTGTTCCGTTCCACTCGAACCGTTTGTGGAATTCGTTTTGCCGATAGAATGGATAGGATTCGATTGCCGAGCACCGCGGCAATTATCGTCGTTACCTTGCTGCTCCTGCATCCCG CAGCGGCACAGGGTCGCGTCGAGGAAACGCAGATGGACACGCACGAGGGGTCCACCGTACAGCTGCAGTGTCGCTTCTCCCCGCCGAGGGAAAACGTAACTTGTTTCTGGTTGACGCACACCAATGACAATCACGATAACGCAGCGATAGACAATCTCGCGTTATCGCCTCAGTACAAGGTGTTCATGAACCTAGAGGAAGGTCGATACGATCTTCAGATACGAAACGTATCGTACGAAAGGGACAACGGCAAGTACGAGTGCCGTGTGAAGGCAAGCGGCACCGGGCACGACCTGCACCGCAAGTTTATCACTCTGACTGTACTTAGAGCGCCTGGGCCACCGACGATCTCGCCGACCTCGGCGTCCGCCACCGAGGGCCAAAAGCTCGAGTTGCAGTGCAACACGAACGGCGGCAGCCCCGAGCCGGAAGTCAGATGGTACCGCGGCAACGAGACCGCCGTTCTTCACTCCGGCAGAACGTTGTCGGTCGAGCCGAAAAAAGAGGACGACAGAGCGACTTTTCGTTGCGTGATCAGGAACCGGGCTATGCGCGACGGTGAAACGTTGAATGCCACGGTAACTCTGGATGTCAACTACTTTCCGCGGGTTACCGTGGGTCCGGAAAATCCTCTGAAAGTCGAGGTAAATGGAACCGCGAACCTCGAGTGTCGTGTCGACTCGAAACCAACCGTTGGTATGGTACGATGGTGGCGGGACGGAAGTTTCGTGGCCACCAGCTTTCAGCACACCATACGAAGAGTCACCGTCCAAGATGCCGGCAAATACACCTGCCAGGCGGACAACGGACTTGGAAAGAGGGGCGAGAGTTCCCTCTTGTTGGACGTTCTTTATCCACCGACCGTCTCGATAGAGGGCGATCCTCTGAGGATCGCCGAGGTCGAGGACACGGTGACCGTGCACTGTAACGTGACTGCAAATCCTTCGCCGACGGTGATCGAGTGGTTGCGTGACAGCCGACCGGATTTTCGACAACTCGGCTCAATTCTTCGGCTGAGCCGCGTCACGGCCGATCACGCCGGAAATTATACCTGTCGGGCGGTGAACACGATCTATCCCTCTGGCGGCGAGAGGCGAAACTACTCAGCCACCGCTCGGTTAACCGTTCGAGTCAGGCACAAACCGGGTCCAGCCAGGGTCACTCCGGACTCTCCGGTTGCCGTCGAGGGGTCCAGAGTTATTCTCACTTGTATGGCCAGTCCAGCTGGCTATCCAGAACCCAGGTACAAATGGTGGAAGGAGGGTGAGTCTGGAACGATATCGATGCCCTCGGAAAACACCGGCCCGAGATACGAGATCGACTCGGTTCACTTGGGCAGCGAGGGAACGTACAAGTGCCATGCCACCAACGAGATCGGCAACGGAGAGGCCGCGTCCGTTAACCTGACCGTACACCAACCGCCCAAGATATTGACCAAGTTGCAACCACACGTTACCAGGAA GGTCGGCGAATCATCGTTTCAAGTGTCCTGCGTGGCGCAGGGCAAACCCCGACCAAGTGTTCGATGGTTGAAGGACGATCAAGAGCTCACCGCGGATGAGAGGCTCTACAAGGTGACTACAACAGCCTCGGAGGGTCACGGGAACGTGATCACCGTGAATTCAACGCTGAGCTTCCTGGGCCATGCCCGACCGCAAACGGACGAGATCGTGGCTAGCGATCGAGGCAAATACACCTGCGTGTTCGTGAACGAGGTCAAGAAGGTCGAGTCGACGATGATGTTGAAGGTGGAACACGAGCCTATCGCTTTGCATCAACACGGCAAAGTCGCGTATAATTTGAGGGAGACGGCCGAGGTGGCGTGCAAAGTCCAAGCTTGGCCGAAACCCGAGTTCCAATGGAGTTTTGGCACCAACGCGGCCAGCTTGCAAGGGTCATCGAGCGACGGTCACTACGAGATTTCCACGAGCAGCGACAACTACGACGTGTACACATCCGTGCTCAGGATAACCAACATCCGAGAGTTGGATTACGGAGATTACAGTTGCAGAGCGGCAAACGCTCAAGGTAGCATCACTTCGACCATTCGACTGCAACCGAAAGGCGCACCAGAGAGACCCATCAACATCACGGCGATGGACGTCGGCCCTACGCACGTAGCTTTGCTCTGGGAGCTCGGTTTCGACGGTGGATTGCCCATCACTAAATACTTCGTCTCTTACAGAAGAGTACCCGGTGGTGACGAAATCGTAGCGCCGGACTGCGCCGTTCCTAGACCACCGGCTGGTCAGTGGCTCGAACTGGACTGTCGTCGATCTAATCCGTGTAATGTGACCAGCCTAGAGCAACATCAGACGTATACGTTTAAGGTTAAAGTGTACAACACGAAGAACCACTCGGACTATTCCGACGAGGTAACAGCAACGACCGCAGTTGCCAAAATTCCGGCGCCGTTGAGAGTTAGCTACGATCCAGAGAGCGGGATGCTAGCCATCAGTGTCGGCGCCACTTGCCTATCGCTGGTGTCGTCGATTGAGAAGTTCGATGGGCCGTCTTCCTCCACGGATGAGTCGCAGTGGAGGATTCTCGACGAGTGGCCTCTCGAGGTACTTGGAAGCGCTCCTACTCAAAGAGAGGGTGTCCTGGATGACCTAGAATCTCTCGATACCGAACCTAGACTCAGAGTTAGATTGTGTCTAAAGGCGGATCGGCAAAAATGTGGCGAATACGCGGAGGCTGAAA TTGGTCCTTCGTATATCGCACAAGCTGGAGCTCTTGCAACACCGACGTTGATCGCTCTTGTAGTCAGCGGTGCCGTGTTTCTGTTGTTCGCCGCGCTGTTATTGCTCTTTTGTCGGTGTCGACGAAAACACGTCACCAAGGCGAAGGACTACGAAATGGACTCGAACGC GGTTCGACCGAGCCTCGTCGCCGGAAACGGACAGCAGAGCCAGGCGCCGCCGCCCTACTACGCGGAGAACAAAGCCCTCGAACACAGTTTGGATCACGCGTTGGCCATGGAGGACTCCAAGACTCCAGCGTACTCGCAACCTGGCTACGGTTACCATCAACCGAACCACAACATCAATG GCGTCAACATGGGCTACATGGACAACAGCTACTCGAACTCGAATAACGGGGGCTCGGTGAACTCGCAAGACTCCATCTGGCAGATGAAGTCGGCGGCCGCGAACGGCGTTGGCCAGTCGTACGACCTGGCGGGCTACGCAACCACCGAGTCGGATTACCCGACCCACCCTCATTACCTCCCACAGAGGGAGGATTACCGGGAGAGCCATAATCTAAGTCGACAGCAGTTTTGCTCGGAACCATTCGCCACCGTCGTAAAGTCTCAAAAACACGTCG ATTCACCGTACGACGTGTCCGGTCTACCTTATCAGGAGAACTACGACGAGGACGCGAAGCCACCTCAGCAGGTCAGCCTATCGTACGACGAGAGTCTCGAATCGGGCTACTCGACACCGAACAGCCGAGGACGCCGGATTATTCGTGAGATAATCGTTTGA
- the Ed gene encoding hemicentin protein echinoid isoform X2 has protein sequence MRFVERSGHRWTFLVLLATVAAAQGRVEETQMDTHEGSTVQLQCRFSPPRENVTCFWLTHTNDNHDNAAIDNLALSPQYKVFMNLEEGRYDLQIRNVSYERDNGKYECRVKASGTGHDLHRKFITLTVLRAPGPPTISPTSASATEGQKLELQCNTNGGSPEPEVRWYRGNETAVLHSGRTLSVEPKKEDDRATFRCVIRNRAMRDGETLNATVTLDVNYFPRVTVGPENPLKVEVNGTANLECRVDSKPTVGMVRWWRDGSFVATSFQHTIRRVTVQDAGKYTCQADNGLGKRGESSLLLDVLYPPTVSIEGDPLRIAEVEDTVTVHCNVTANPSPTVIEWLRDSRPDFRQLGSILRLSRVTADHAGNYTCRAVNTIYPSGGERRNYSATARLTVRVRHKPGPARVTPDSPVAVEGSRVILTCMASPAGYPEPRYKWWKEGESGTISMPSENTGPRYEIDSVHLGSEGTYKCHATNEIGNGEAASVNLTVHQPPKILTKLQPHVTRKVGESSFQVSCVAQGKPRPSVRWLKDDQELTADERLYKVTTTASEGHGNVITVNSTLSFLGHARPQTDEIVASDRGKYTCVFVNEVKKVESTMMLKVEHEPIALHQHGKVAYNLRETAEVACKVQAWPKPEFQWSFGTNAASLQGSSSDGHYEISTSSDNYDVYTSVLRITNIRELDYGDYSCRAANAQGSITSTIRLQPKGAPERPINITAMDVGPTHVALLWELGFDGGLPITKYFVSYRRVPGGDEIVAPDCAVPRPPAGQWLELDCRRSNPCNVTSLEQHQTYTFKVKVYNTKNHSDYSDEVTATTAVAKIPAPLRVSYDPESGMLAISVGATCLSLVSSIEKFDGPSSSTDESQWRILDEWPLEVLGSAPTQREGVLDDLESLDTEPRLRVRLCLKADRQKCGEYAEAEIGPSYIAQAGALATPTLIALVVSGAVFLLFAALLLLFCRCRRKHVTKAKDYEMDSNAVRPSLVAGNGQQSQAPPPYYAENKALEHSLDHALAMEDSKTPAYSQPGYGYHQPNHNINGVNMGYMDNSYSNSNNGGSVNSQDSIWQMKSAAANGVGQSYDLAGYATTESDYPTHPHYLPQREDYRESHNLSRQQFCSEPFATVVKSQKHVDSPYDVSGLPYQENYDEDAKPPQQVSLSYDESLESGYSTPNSRGRRIIREIIV, from the exons CAGCGGCACAGGGTCGCGTCGAGGAAACGCAGATGGACACGCACGAGGGGTCCACCGTACAGCTGCAGTGTCGCTTCTCCCCGCCGAGGGAAAACGTAACTTGTTTCTGGTTGACGCACACCAATGACAATCACGATAACGCAGCGATAGACAATCTCGCGTTATCGCCTCAGTACAAGGTGTTCATGAACCTAGAGGAAGGTCGATACGATCTTCAGATACGAAACGTATCGTACGAAAGGGACAACGGCAAGTACGAGTGCCGTGTGAAGGCAAGCGGCACCGGGCACGACCTGCACCGCAAGTTTATCACTCTGACTGTACTTAGAGCGCCTGGGCCACCGACGATCTCGCCGACCTCGGCGTCCGCCACCGAGGGCCAAAAGCTCGAGTTGCAGTGCAACACGAACGGCGGCAGCCCCGAGCCGGAAGTCAGATGGTACCGCGGCAACGAGACCGCCGTTCTTCACTCCGGCAGAACGTTGTCGGTCGAGCCGAAAAAAGAGGACGACAGAGCGACTTTTCGTTGCGTGATCAGGAACCGGGCTATGCGCGACGGTGAAACGTTGAATGCCACGGTAACTCTGGATGTCAACTACTTTCCGCGGGTTACCGTGGGTCCGGAAAATCCTCTGAAAGTCGAGGTAAATGGAACCGCGAACCTCGAGTGTCGTGTCGACTCGAAACCAACCGTTGGTATGGTACGATGGTGGCGGGACGGAAGTTTCGTGGCCACCAGCTTTCAGCACACCATACGAAGAGTCACCGTCCAAGATGCCGGCAAATACACCTGCCAGGCGGACAACGGACTTGGAAAGAGGGGCGAGAGTTCCCTCTTGTTGGACGTTCTTTATCCACCGACCGTCTCGATAGAGGGCGATCCTCTGAGGATCGCCGAGGTCGAGGACACGGTGACCGTGCACTGTAACGTGACTGCAAATCCTTCGCCGACGGTGATCGAGTGGTTGCGTGACAGCCGACCGGATTTTCGACAACTCGGCTCAATTCTTCGGCTGAGCCGCGTCACGGCCGATCACGCCGGAAATTATACCTGTCGGGCGGTGAACACGATCTATCCCTCTGGCGGCGAGAGGCGAAACTACTCAGCCACCGCTCGGTTAACCGTTCGAGTCAGGCACAAACCGGGTCCAGCCAGGGTCACTCCGGACTCTCCGGTTGCCGTCGAGGGGTCCAGAGTTATTCTCACTTGTATGGCCAGTCCAGCTGGCTATCCAGAACCCAGGTACAAATGGTGGAAGGAGGGTGAGTCTGGAACGATATCGATGCCCTCGGAAAACACCGGCCCGAGATACGAGATCGACTCGGTTCACTTGGGCAGCGAGGGAACGTACAAGTGCCATGCCACCAACGAGATCGGCAACGGAGAGGCCGCGTCCGTTAACCTGACCGTACACCAACCGCCCAAGATATTGACCAAGTTGCAACCACACGTTACCAGGAA GGTCGGCGAATCATCGTTTCAAGTGTCCTGCGTGGCGCAGGGCAAACCCCGACCAAGTGTTCGATGGTTGAAGGACGATCAAGAGCTCACCGCGGATGAGAGGCTCTACAAGGTGACTACAACAGCCTCGGAGGGTCACGGGAACGTGATCACCGTGAATTCAACGCTGAGCTTCCTGGGCCATGCCCGACCGCAAACGGACGAGATCGTGGCTAGCGATCGAGGCAAATACACCTGCGTGTTCGTGAACGAGGTCAAGAAGGTCGAGTCGACGATGATGTTGAAGGTGGAACACGAGCCTATCGCTTTGCATCAACACGGCAAAGTCGCGTATAATTTGAGGGAGACGGCCGAGGTGGCGTGCAAAGTCCAAGCTTGGCCGAAACCCGAGTTCCAATGGAGTTTTGGCACCAACGCGGCCAGCTTGCAAGGGTCATCGAGCGACGGTCACTACGAGATTTCCACGAGCAGCGACAACTACGACGTGTACACATCCGTGCTCAGGATAACCAACATCCGAGAGTTGGATTACGGAGATTACAGTTGCAGAGCGGCAAACGCTCAAGGTAGCATCACTTCGACCATTCGACTGCAACCGAAAGGCGCACCAGAGAGACCCATCAACATCACGGCGATGGACGTCGGCCCTACGCACGTAGCTTTGCTCTGGGAGCTCGGTTTCGACGGTGGATTGCCCATCACTAAATACTTCGTCTCTTACAGAAGAGTACCCGGTGGTGACGAAATCGTAGCGCCGGACTGCGCCGTTCCTAGACCACCGGCTGGTCAGTGGCTCGAACTGGACTGTCGTCGATCTAATCCGTGTAATGTGACCAGCCTAGAGCAACATCAGACGTATACGTTTAAGGTTAAAGTGTACAACACGAAGAACCACTCGGACTATTCCGACGAGGTAACAGCAACGACCGCAGTTGCCAAAATTCCGGCGCCGTTGAGAGTTAGCTACGATCCAGAGAGCGGGATGCTAGCCATCAGTGTCGGCGCCACTTGCCTATCGCTGGTGTCGTCGATTGAGAAGTTCGATGGGCCGTCTTCCTCCACGGATGAGTCGCAGTGGAGGATTCTCGACGAGTGGCCTCTCGAGGTACTTGGAAGCGCTCCTACTCAAAGAGAGGGTGTCCTGGATGACCTAGAATCTCTCGATACCGAACCTAGACTCAGAGTTAGATTGTGTCTAAAGGCGGATCGGCAAAAATGTGGCGAATACGCGGAGGCTGAAA TTGGTCCTTCGTATATCGCACAAGCTGGAGCTCTTGCAACACCGACGTTGATCGCTCTTGTAGTCAGCGGTGCCGTGTTTCTGTTGTTCGCCGCGCTGTTATTGCTCTTTTGTCGGTGTCGACGAAAACACGTCACCAAGGCGAAGGACTACGAAATGGACTCGAACGC GGTTCGACCGAGCCTCGTCGCCGGAAACGGACAGCAGAGCCAGGCGCCGCCGCCCTACTACGCGGAGAACAAAGCCCTCGAACACAGTTTGGATCACGCGTTGGCCATGGAGGACTCCAAGACTCCAGCGTACTCGCAACCTGGCTACGGTTACCATCAACCGAACCACAACATCAATG GCGTCAACATGGGCTACATGGACAACAGCTACTCGAACTCGAATAACGGGGGCTCGGTGAACTCGCAAGACTCCATCTGGCAGATGAAGTCGGCGGCCGCGAACGGCGTTGGCCAGTCGTACGACCTGGCGGGCTACGCAACCACCGAGTCGGATTACCCGACCCACCCTCATTACCTCCCACAGAGGGAGGATTACCGGGAGAGCCATAATCTAAGTCGACAGCAGTTTTGCTCGGAACCATTCGCCACCGTCGTAAAGTCTCAAAAACACGTCG ATTCACCGTACGACGTGTCCGGTCTACCTTATCAGGAGAACTACGACGAGGACGCGAAGCCACCTCAGCAGGTCAGCCTATCGTACGACGAGAGTCTCGAATCGGGCTACTCGACACCGAACAGCCGAGGACGCCGGATTATTCGTGAGATAATCGTTTGA